DNA from Brassica napus cultivar Da-Ae chromosome C4, Da-Ae, whole genome shotgun sequence:
ACGAGTTTCATGTGTAATGTTTTCTCTCCATCGTGTCCGAATCACGCTGAGTTTTTGTTCTTTGACTCCATTCATCCGTCTGAAGCTACCTATAATTACATAGGAGACTTGCTCGACACTCAGGTCCGTGAGTGGATTGCGGCTTAAGTCATCATCACAGATTCGTAAAAacaaaagtatttttatttgtttttaatgctaatattgtattaatgtactttatatTGGCCAACCAAAAATATTGCGAATGTAGTTCTACTTTCTGCAAATCTTTCCAAGTATTGAAATGCTTTGGCAGATTCTTGAAGTAGAAACTTTACCTAAACATATATAATCTCCTGATTCCTCTCTTATCCCATTACACACCATCCCTCTTCAAGGCTTTGCTTACATTGTAGGCATGCTAAGATCTTCTGCTCAATAGTGGAGCTAACCTGTAACCAATCAATAGAGATGTCAACGAAAAATGAAATTGGTATTGTTTAATGTATGAAATGGGAAACCGATGTAAACCAGATAGAAAAGCCTTGATTGATGCTGCGTAGGTACTGTACTCATGTTGACATTATGTCACCGTCCTAGTTTTAATCAAGTAACACATGTTTCTGAATTATATATACGACAGCACAACAAAATAATCAAGAAAACTTTgatccaaaattttatttgagATAAACTATGTTGTGGTAAATAATccagaaaaaaaacatattttaatctggtagtgttacaaaaaaaaaaatctggtaAAAGAAATACTTGAATCTAAATAATTTGTCGGGAATTGTTGTAAAtttgtaattcttttttttttacaatttttgttGTAATTCATATATTCATCTTAATTTACATTGGATGTAACTTCGTGAAATTAAATGGCTACTTTGTCCACGCAAAAAATGGTTACTTTGTCTTAAAAGTGCAGAAAAGaagtaaaaatcaaaatttgttttttcttttctcaaaaaTCATTTCTCAGTGATACAAGTCTACATTCTATATCCATCCAGTTAGTAATAATCGCAACGGATCCAATCTTCGTTAGATTTATTAATGAGAACATACAAAACGGCAGCAGATTGACAAGAGAGCAAAAGGGAAAACAGAAGATGGGCCACGAAGATAAGAATAAGCCCAATACAAGTGGTCCCAAGTTTGAATCAACCGCTCAACGGCTCTGTCTTGGAAATGAAGATAAACTCAGCAAAAGCAAAGGACAGAAGCAGAACGTGACGAGAGCCGGTACATAAGAGGTTATTGGTGTGAAGCTGGCAAATAGATTCTCAGCCCTTGATGTATAGAACGTATGTGATTAAGCCATCTGTCTAGGGCAACACTACTTACATTCTAGTATAAGTATCAGACTCATGTaatggcttgcaacaagaaaTGAATCCATGAAGTTTCAGTAAAAGAAAACTTTAGTTCATTACACTCAAAtcctttcatggtatcagagctccatGGATAACAGATCTATGGAACCTTATACTCCACCTACTCTAAAAATCATCAACTCGGTTACAGTAAAGCTGATGGAGAAGAACTACATCCTATGGAAGCGACAGTTTGAAGCGTTTTTGAATGGCCAAAGGCTGTTGGGGTTTGTCACTGGATCTACTCCACAACCATCGGCCACTATCTCAGCTCCTGGAATCAACGGCACAACCACACCTGTGCCAAATCCGGACCATACACTCTGGTTTCAAACCGACCAAGTCATTCAGTCATGGCTGCTTGGTTCTTTCTCCGAAGACATCCAGAGCGAGGTGATTCACTGCACAAGTTCTTACGAGATCTGGTTGACTCTGGCGAATCACTTTAACCGTGCTACTTCAGCCAGACTGTTCGAGCTACAAAGGAAACTTCAAACAACGGTCAAACAAGACAAATCTATGCCAGACTATCTTCGCGACATAAAGATGATATGTGACCAGCTCTCTTCCATCGGTAGTCCAGTTCCTGAGAGAATGAAGATCTTTGCTGCACTGTTGGGGCTAGGACGTGACTATGAGCCCATAAAGACAAGCATAGAAGGGACAATGGATGCTGAGCTTTCACCTACCTTTGATGATGTAGTTCCAAGACTGGTTGCGTTTGATGACAGGCTTCAAAGTTATGCTGTAGAAACTAGTGTCTCTCCACATTTGGCTTTCAACTCAGAGAGAGGAAGACCCTTTTTCAGCAGGAACAGAGGACGAAACAGAGGAGGAAGAAACTTTTTCTCTACACGGGGAAGAGGTTTTCCTCAACATATCTCATCTAGTTCCTCATCAAGATCCTCGGTCTCATCAGACTCAGATGTCAGACCAATATGCCAAATATGTGGAAAGACGGGTCACGTTGCAATTAAGTGCTGGCATCGTTTCAACAACAGCTATCAACCAAATGAGTTACACAGAGCTCTAGCTGCTCTCAGAGTCGCAGACATGTCTGAAGCAGGAGAGTGGTTCCCAGATACGGGTGCTTCCGCTCACATTACAAACTCTCCTCATCATCTACATCAGTCTCAAGCTTATGAAGGATCTGATTCAGTTATGGTTGGAAACGACGAGTACCTTCCTATTACACACACTGGATCTGCAAGCATTGCTTCTTCCTCAGGTAATCTTCCTCTGAAAGATGTGTTAGTCTGTCCTAATATTGCTAAACCATTGCTTTCAGTGTCTAAGTTCACCAAGGATTACCCATGTGGATTTGACCGCTAGAGAGGTTTCAAGTATTATGTAGTCCTTATAGATAACTACTCTAGATTTTGTTGGTTGTATCCCATGAAGAGGAAATCAGACTTCTTTTCTATTTTAACCACTTTTCAATCTCTTGTTCAGAATCAATTCTCAACAAATATTGGTATCTTTCAATGTGATGGGGGTGGTGAATTTATTAGCAACCAACTTCTCTTACATTTCAAGCAATGTGGAATCAAACAGCTCTTCTCTTGCCCACATACGCCTCAACAGAACGGATTGGCTGAAAGAAAGCATAAACACATTGTTGAGCTTGGATTGTCTCTTCTGTTTCAAAGTAAAGCTCCTCAGAAATTTTGGGTTGAAGCATTTGTGACAGCAAATTTCCTGAGCAACTTGCTACCACACTCGGCTCTTCCTTCAGCTCAAAGTCCATACGAGAAGTTACACAACAAGAAACCATCTTACTCGTCTTTAAGAGTCTTCGGAAGCTCATGTTACCCGATGCTACGACCATATACGCAGAACAAGCTGGATCCAAGGTCATTAACATGCGTGTTCTTGGGTTACAGTGAGAAACACAAGGGATATAGATGTCTATTCCCACCTACTGGAAGAGTGTACATCAGTAGACATGTGATCTTTGATGAATCAAAGTTCCCTTTCTCAGATTCTTACAAACACCTGCATCCTCAAGCTACAACGCCGCTACTGTCGGCTTGGCACAAAGGTGTGCGTATATCACCCACAGAAACTCAGACATCAGTGACCAACTCTGTCTTTGATCACAACAGCTCGGTGTCCTCTACTCACAGTGTTCCTGTCTTCTCAAGTCAAGGATCAACTGTCCCCTCTGACACTACAACGTCTCGACAGAATCTCACAGCTACAAGAGGGGAGTCATCAGGACATCTCCAAGAAGCAAGGAGCAATTATACAGTTTCTCCACCATCAGTGGTTATGAATCAACATCAAATGACCACAAGGCTTAAAGCGGGTATTGTCAAGCCTAATCCTCGCTATGCACTTCTAACAGACAAAGTAGCAAGCCCTGAACCGAGGACTTTGACAGAAGCACTGAAGCATCCCAGGTGGAATGCTGCAATGACAAAAAAGATGGAAAATTGCAAGCTGACTAAAACCTGGTCGTTGGTCCCACATACTCCTGATATGCATGTATTGGGCAATATATGGATTCACAGGACAAAATACAATGCAGACGGCACTGTGAAGTCTCTGAGGTCTCGACTGGTTGTTCAAGGCTGTGGACAGGGGGAAGGAGTAGACTACTTGGAGACGTACAGCCCTGTGGTTAGAACATCAACCGTGAGGATTGTTCTACACATTGCTACTGTGTTTCAGTGGGATATAAAACAGCTTGATGTTGCAAACGCCTTTTTACACGGAGATCTGAATGAAACAGTGTACATGAGGCAGCCTTCAGGCTTTGTAGACAAGACAAGATCAGATCATGTGTGTCTGTTACACAAGTCTTTGTACGGGCTTAAACAGTCACCTCGAGCTTGGTTTGATAAGTTCAGTACATTCTTGCTGGAGTTTGGTTTCGTTTCTAGCATCAAAGACCCGTCTCTCTTCATCTATGCTAAAGGGAAGAACATTATCTTGCTTCTATTATACGTTGATGACATGTTATTGACTGGAAACTGCACTGATTTGTTACAAAAGTTGTTGGCAGATCTCAACAATCAGTTTAGAATGAAGGATCTCGGGAAGATGCATTACTTCTTGGGAATACAAGCGATATTTCATGAGTCTGGTCTGTTTCTATCTCAAGAGAGATACGCAAGGGATTTGCTTGCTGTAGCAGGGATGACAGATTGCGCTCTAGTGAACACACCACTCCCTCTTCAGCTAAGCAAAGCTCCACATCAAGATAAGAAGTTCGAGAATCCATCTTAGTTCAGAAGTCTCGTGGGGAAGCTACAATACCTCACGCTTACAATACCAGACCTACAGTTCTCTGTCAATTACGTGTGTCAGAAGATGCATGAGCCAACATTATCAGACTTTATGTTATTGAAGAGGATCTTTAGGTATGTCAAAGGAACGCTTAGTCATGGGATCAACCTCTCCAAAGACACAGACTTCACGTTGAGGGCATACAGTGATAGTGATTGGGCTGGATGCCATCACACACGAAGATCAACAAGTGGTCTCTGTACATATCTAGGCTCTAATCTCATCTCATGGTCGTCTAAGAAACAACCAACGGTCTCAAGGAGCTCAACCGAGGCAGAGTATAGAGCGCTATCTGAGACAGCAGCAGAACTGAGCTGGATGTGTTCAATTCTCAGAGAAATTGGAGTACCTATCACTGTCACACCAGAGCTCTACTGTGACAATCTATCATCAGTACACTTGACTGCGAATCCAGCGTATCACAAGCGTTCTAAGCACTTTGAGCTAGATTATCATTATGTAAGAGAACGAGTGGCTCTTGGTGCTTTGGTGGTGCGACATGTCCCGGCTCGTCATCAGCTAGCTGACATATTCACAAAACCACTTGGTTTCAGAGCATTTGACAGTCTAAGGTTCAAACTTGGTGTTGAAGTTACACCCACACCAAGTTTGCGGGGGCATATTAATGAGAACATACAAAACGGCAGAAGATTGACAAGAGAGCAAAAGGGAAAACAGAAGATGGGCCACGAAGATAAGAATAAGCCCAATACAAGTGGTCCCAAGTTTGAATCAACCGCTCAATGGCTCTGTCTTGGAAATGAAGATAAACTCAGCAAAAGCAAAGGACAGAAGCAGAACGTGACGAGAGCCGGTACAGAAGAGGTTAATGGTGTGAAGATGGCAAATAGATTCTCAGCCCTTGATGTATAGAACGTATGTGATTAAGCCATCTGTCTAGGGCAACACTACTTACATTCTAGTATAAGTATCAGACTCATGTaatggcttgcaacaagaaaTGAATCCATGAAGTTTCAGTAAAATAAAACTTCAGTTCATTACACTCAAATCCTTTCAAGATTCACTCTCTCTCCGGTAGACCGGAAGATTTGGATACTTtcttcatttcatttcatttccaAACTAAAAATCGACATCAAACCACTCTCCTTTTGCGAAGTTGTTTGCTCCGACAAACCCTTAGTTTCCAGTGAAAGAAGGGTTTACCCTAAATCtctgctgttttttttttttaaaaaaaaatcttaattgggTTTAAAGCTGATCATGGATTAATAGTGCGGGATGTTTGATGCTAAGATGTCCTGACCCATCTTGTGTAGCTGCTGGTGGTCATATCGTTGGCAAATCAGCTTCCGAAGAAGACAAGAAGAAGTACAATAGATACTTTCTTAGATCCTATATTGAAGACAACAGAAAGGTAATTAATGCTATCAAGACTAATAGTCGTTGTTGGATTGATGCATTTCTTGCCTCCTTGTGCTCAGGATACTCAGGGCCGGCTCAACATTGTTAGGGGTCCTAGggcaaaagatttttttttaccctttaaaatttatatgtggataatgtttaaaatatttttaaaatttaatcagtagtattttgtatatttgtaatgaaaataaaactatatacatatcaaataattttgagctcttttcaattttattttatttattttatttttatatataaatatataaatttataaaaaaaatgggtCCCTTGATTATTATTATACGGGGACACACGCTTGGATCCGGCGCGTTCGCACCGCTTGTCCTCCTTTGTGAGCCGGCCCTGAAGATACTTGCCAATTCAAAGCAGCTTAACGTTGTTGAATGGTTCAGGGGAAGCTGAGTCAGGTTTGGAGAGGCTCCATCAGTGCGTAGAAAAGGAGTTGCTTCAATTTCTCAATGGGGAAGGCCCATCAAAAGATTTCAATGATTTCCGGACAAAACTAGCTGGTTTGACCAGGTAACCGTTTTGTCTTCGTACATCTATCCTGCTGTTTgatagagaagaaaaagaaaaaggtgCTTCAGATGTTCAGACAGAtctaagaatatataatttttgtgcAAGTATAAGTGACAAAAGTTtgctatatttaaaataatgaagcCATACATTATGTTCAAGGGTCATAGTCAGGTCCTGTAGTAGTTTTCCGAAGTAGCTCCATGACCTAAGCGAGACTTTTAATACAAGATTCTGCTTCTATTTCATTTGTATTCTAACAGTGTGACGAAAAACTACTTTGAGAATCTGGTGAAAGCTCTGGAGAACGGTCTTGCTGGTGTAGACTCGCACGCTGCTTGCAGCAGCAAATCAACAGGTTGCAGTAGTAAAACAAGAGTTAAAGGCAAAGGAAGTTCCAGAACTGGTTGATCGAGCAAAAGCCCAGATCTCATGTCCTCGTTAAGGTATAAAACCCGAACTGGTCTTAAGATCACTTCCAGCAGTTTCTTAGAGCATTTGGAGAATGCACACGATCTAAGAAAAGTACCAAACTGTACTCTCATGGTGGTGCGTGGGGTTTAGATTGTACGGTTCGTGATACATTTTCCTTCTTATGTATAGTGTAAAAGAATATGTATGTGTTATATATCTACAGTCTACACCCATTGTAACTTCACTTTTGTCATCTGCTCTGCTATGGCAGGCTCTGTGAAACCAAACCTAGTGAACTCTTGTGTCTCTGgttctaaagaaaaaaaaggagcaAATGGTACATGCTTTGTGTTTGGCTTTTCCTGAACGATCCTATGTTTGTAATAATACTACATTGAAGTTAATCTCAagaaattgatttattttaaatctgtCAGGTGTTTAATTGTTACAACTTTATATCCAAATTTGATACAAGAGTTTTCTACTTGTTTGCAGCTCAAAAAAGTTTACAAATGACACCATTATTGATGCTACTACAACTTGATAAATTGAATGATTGTTTCTATtctctcttttgattttttttttttttttgttattctcCATTGTGCTCAACTTTAAGCCAATTAAATCACATTTTCTTTGTAGCACCAAAAACagacacattaaaaaaaaaaatcaaagatcaTTCTTTCTTCTTTAGTTTCTTAGACCTGATGGTCTATAGGTTTTGGAATGAACAAGCTCCATTGATTTGTTCTTGGGAGCATCAAGTAGCTTAGCTTTCTTCCTTGCTAAAGGGAACTCCATGGAATAAGACTTAGGACCATTGTCCCCAGCATCTTCTTTGAACATCTTTATGCTCAAAGCATTCAACAACGCCCTTGAGTACTGCCTCGACGCCATCTTCCAGTCTGTTCCTGATTTCATCATGGCCTTAAACTCATCAAAGCTTATCCTCCCATCCTGTCACGTTACCAACCAAACATGTTAGGAACCTCACATGCATCCGTTAAGTGTGATTATGTTTCATTTACCTTGTTGAGGTCAACGTCAAAGAAGATGTCTTTGATCCACTGGTCACCACCATGGCCTAGCTTATCGTCATCAAATAGAGCTTCCTTGAGCTCATCTAGCTCAATAGATCCGTTACCGTTCTTGTCAAAATACTTGAAAGCTTGCTGCAAATGCTCATCACAGCCCATTCTCTTCAAGTGTATTGCCAGTGTCACAAACTCTTCACAGCTCAACGTCCCGTTTCCATCTGTATCAGCCGCATCCATTAGCATCTTCACATCGTCATCCGGACAAACTTGTCCTATCTTCTTCAGACCATCTCTTAGTTCCTCAAATGTCAAGTGGCCGTTCTTATCAGTGTCCATCGTCTGAAACATTTGTATTATCGATTCTATCTCCTCGTTTGGTAGATTGTCAGCTACGACCTGTAAAGATTTGAAAGATcagttataaaatttatagagtGGTAAAGTAAGATTAATCAAGAAACTGTATATACCCTGAGGACTTTCTTCTTGAACCTGTTCATCAACAAGAACTGTTGAATCTTGGTCCGCACGCCATCTCCAAGATTCACATTTGGTGCTCTCTCTGCGTTCTGGATCCATGGATGTTCTGAAAAAACATAGTTGTTAGATCAACTATGTCGTTTATTGATCGTTTTATATAGATAATGAAAATTGTATTGTTATGAAGTTACCAAGGACTTCTTGAACCGTGAGTCTGCTATAAGGATTAGCATCAACCATGTTCTTAACAAGTTCTTTGGCTTCACGTGAGACTTTAGGCCACGGATCTCTCTCGAAATCGATGTTCCCTCTCACAATTGCATGAGCTATTCCTTCCTCAGTTTCTGCCCAAAAGGGAGGCACACCACAAAGCAAGATGTAGAGTATAACACCAGCGCTCCAAACATCGATCTCAGGACCGTAGTTTCGTCTCAAAACCTCTGGTGCCATGTAATAAGGACTCCCCACAATCTCATTGAACCGTTGGGCTGCAATAACCATTCGGTTAAAACAGagtttttcttattaaaactgTTTCTGATGTTATACTATGGAGATGTGTGGTTTAGTTACCAGGTTTGAAGAAAATGGAGAGACCAAAGTCAATAGCTTTGAGTTGTGCAGTCTCGCTTTCGTTAGAGAAGAGGAAGTTCTCAGGCTTAAGATCTCTATGGATCACTCCATGTTCATGACATACCTTGGGACACaagaaaacaacaataaaggcgggaaaaaaacaaaagatacaaaagagatttgaatttttttcacaCACCTTGACAACTTCAAGAATGGTTTTAGCGACGGATGCAGCGGCGCGTTCAGTGTAATGCCCTCTGGAGACAATACGGTCAAAAAGCTCTCCTCCTTCACAAATCTCCATGACAAGATAAACCGCGTCTTTGTCCTCAAAGGCTTCCTTAAAGCTAACAATGTTTGCATGTTTTGGTAAAGATCTCATGATCTCAACCTCCCTTCTCACGTCCTCAACGTCTATCTCCGTCCTTAGCTTCTCCTTCGATATCCTCTTACACGCAAACCTGCTCATATTTGCTCCAtgaaatcaaacaaaacaaaacagtttTTGCGAAAAAGACAAACTTTCAAGATTTCTATTATGTTATCTGCCAGGTCCGAAACCACAACATGtataagaaaaaagaatatACCTTTCTCGAGTACTTATCTCAATACATTCATGAGTGACACCAAACTCACCACGGCCTAGTTCTTTCCCGAGTTCATACTTGAGGAAGATTCCATCACCAATGGGCTCGGGAAGAACACGGCTAGGTGGCTGGAAAATCAATCTCCGGGAAAGAGTACTAGTCGAAGAAGTATCGGTTTTAGGGTTAGAGGATGTTTTGGTGCTACTACTGTTGTTTCGCCTTCTTGCAGGTCTCTTCCCAAAGGGAGAACCTTTCAATGGCGACGAAACACAGCTTCCCATGGGATTTGTTTCTTGGGTTTTGTTTGGAATTAATGTCCAAAAAACCACGAATGATCGATGATCGATCAAGCGATTTTTTCAAGAAGGAGACTTATTCAAATGCACCCCATGGGAAGGAAGAGAGAAGCTTTTGTGCTCAAGTTTCTTTTGTtatcttcttattttttgtttttctaaaatttttttcttaGGGGCTTCTGTCTTATTCTTGTGATATTCTTGTGTTTTCGTGTT
Protein-coding regions in this window:
- the LOC106418063 gene encoding calcium-dependent protein kinase 24-like isoform X1; this encodes MGSCVSSPLKGSPFGKRPARRRNNSSSTKTSSNPKTDTSSTSTLSRRLIFQPPSRVLPEPIGDGIFLKYELGKELGRGEFGVTHECIEISTRERFACKRISKEKLRTEIDVEDVRREVEIMRSLPKHANIVSFKEAFEDKDAVYLVMEICEGGELFDRIVSRGHYTERAAASVAKTILEVVKVCEKNSNLFCIFCFFPAFIVVFLCPKVCHEHGVIHRDLKPENFLFSNESETAQLKAIDFGLSIFFKPAQRFNEIVGSPYYMAPEVLRRNYGPEIDVWSAGVILYILLCGVPPFWAETEEGIAHAIVRGNIDFERDPWPKVSREAKELVKNMVDANPYSRLTVQEVLEHPWIQNAERAPNVNLGDGVRTKIQQFLLMNRFKKKVLRVVADNLPNEEIESIIQMFQTMDTDKNGHLTFEELRDGLKKIGQVCPDDDVKMLMDAADTDGNGTLSCEEFVTLAIHLKRMGCDEHLQQAFKYFDKNGNGSIELDELKEALFDDDKLGHGGDQWIKDIFFDVDLNKDGRISFDEFKAMMKSGTDWKMASRQYSRALLNALSIKMFKEDAGDNGPKSYSMEFPLARKKAKLLDAPKNKSMELVHSKTYRPSGLRN
- the LOC106418063 gene encoding calcium-dependent protein kinase 24-like isoform X2; the encoded protein is MGSCVSSPLKGSPFGKRPARRRNNSSSTKTSSNPKTDTSSTSTLSRRLIFQPPSRVLPEPIGDGIFLKYELGKELGRGEFGVTHECIEISTRERFACKRISKEKLRTEIDVEDVRREVEIMRSLPKHANIVSFKEAFEDKDAVYLVMEICEGGELFDRIVSRGHYTERAAASVAKTILEVVKVCHEHGVIHRDLKPENFLFSNESETAQLKAIDFGLSIFFKPAQRFNEIVGSPYYMAPEVLRRNYGPEIDVWSAGVILYILLCGVPPFWAETEEGIAHAIVRGNIDFERDPWPKVSREAKELVKNMVDANPYSRLTVQEVLEHPWIQNAERAPNVNLGDGVRTKIQQFLLMNRFKKKVLRVVADNLPNEEIESIIQMFQTMDTDKNGHLTFEELRDGLKKIGQVCPDDDVKMLMDAADTDGNGTLSCEEFVTLAIHLKRMGCDEHLQQAFKYFDKNGNGSIELDELKEALFDDDKLGHGGDQWIKDIFFDVDLNKDGRISFDEFKAMMKSGTDWKMASRQYSRALLNALSIKMFKEDAGDNGPKSYSMEFPLARKKAKLLDAPKNKSMELVHSKTYRPSGLRN